A window of the Henckelia pumila isolate YLH828 chromosome 3, ASM3356847v2, whole genome shotgun sequence genome harbors these coding sequences:
- the LOC140891895 gene encoding uncharacterized protein has product MPKKLGINSKSEASRARKTAIESERKDRESREKEDQYWREAEGAKSRAAKKREEESEKKAEAVAKKAEARRLAEQEEKELDKSLRKPDKKANRVSIPVPKVTELELRQRREEEQAAIQRRAEEEKKKQSRLTDEEEYERMLLVANTNRDDTIIEARTVEDAIAQMAVAESLPVDKHPEKRLKASFKAFEEAELPSLKEEKPGLTHTQYKDMIWKLWKKSPDNPLNQIAERD; this is encoded by the exons ATGCCGAAGAAATTGGGGATTAACAGCAAATCAGAGGCGTCCAGGGCTCGAAAAACCGCAATCGAATCCGAACGGAAAGATCGTGAATCACGTGAGAAAGAAGATCAGTACTGGCGTGAAGCCGAGGGAGCCAAGTCGCGAGCCGCTAAGAAGCGTGAAGAGGAATCCGAGAAGAAAGCCGAGGCAGTCGCTAAGAAAGCGGAGGCGCGCCGATTGGCCGAGCAGGAGGAGAAGGAACTCGACAAAAGCCTGAGGAAGCCGGATAAGAAGGCGAACCGTGTTTCCATCCCCGTCCCGAAAGTGACGGAGttggagttgaggcagcgtaggGAAGAGGAGCAGGCGGCTATCCAGCGGCGTGCGGAGGAGGAAAAGAAAAAGCAAAGCCGCTTAACCGATGAGGAGGAGTACGAGAGGATGCTGCTTGTTGCTAACACCAATCGTGATGATACAATCATAGAGGCTAGGACTGTGGAGGATGCGATTGCCCAGATGGCTGTGGCGGAAAGCTTACCTGTGGATAAGCATCCTGAGAAGAGGCTCAAAGCTTCTTTTAAG GCTTTTGAAGAAGCTGAGCTTCCAAGTTTGAAGGAAGAGAAACCGGGCCTTACACACACTCAATACAAGGACATGATCTGGAAACTATGGAAAAAATCTCCAGACAACCCCCTTAACCAG ATTGCCGAACGGGATTGA